From Candidatus Zixiibacteriota bacterium:
ATTCCAGGCGCACTTCGTTGAAGCCTCCACACATGCCATGCCGGGAGAAATGAAATCCAACTTCGCGACCTGCGACTACACACACAATGTTCTTGGCGAAGAAGGCACAGGCACCTGGTGCCCATATTGTGTCTATCAGATAGACGCCCTGCATGCTATCTCGCAAGCAGGCGATTTGCCGTTCCATTATGTCGCACTCATCCAGGATAAAGTGGCTGCTGCGGACAGCCGTTGCTCAAGCGATTACAATATTTACGGATACCCGACCTCTTGGTTCGACGGTGGTTATCAGGTTCTCGTTGGTGGATGGACCGGGATGGAGCCGGACCTAAGAGCAGATATTGCCACTTGTGGAAATCACATTGTACAGAATCTGAAACTTGAATTAGATGTTTCCTGGACTGACCCTGATCTCGTGACAGCCCATGTGATAGTCACTCAGGGTCTTAATATGAATCTGGAGCCTGCGGTTCCCGGCGCTCCCAGTTGCCCGGCGACGGGCGATCAGTACACGCCAGTGACTATCACTGTCACCACCACAGATCCTGAAGTCGATGATGTCTATTACCAATTTGACTGCAGCGGAGATATCTCCGGTTGGGAAGGGCCGTTCCATTCAGGGGAACCGGCTGACTTTGAGTATTCTTTCTCCACCGGTGGTGACAACACGGTCATGGTGAGAGCAAAAGACAATTGGGGTTGTGAAACTGCATGGTCTCCGGCAGCCGATATCTATATTAATCCCAATCTCGCACCGTCGACGCCCGACGCAGTCTCAGGCTCTGACTCTATAGTCGTTGACAGGAGCTTCACGTATTCCACCAGCACGACCGATCCTGAAGGTGATCAAGTATATTACATGTGGGATTGCGGTGATGGTGTGTCTGGCTGGCTTGGCCCATACGACTCGGGCGAGCAGATGAATTATGATCATAGTTGGGCGACCGCTGGCGATTACAGCGTGATTGTCAAATCCAAGGATGAATGGGACAACGAGTCCGCCTGGTCCGAAGCTGTCACAGTATCTGTCTTTGTCTGCGGTGACGCTGACCTGAACGGTTCGGTCGACATTGACGATGCCGTTGCATTGATATGTGTGATATTTTCGGGTTGTCCGCTCCCACCGACAGTAGTCGTTGATTCCGACTGTACGGGAGCTCCTGATATCGATGATGTCGTGTACCTGATAACGTACATCTTCGCTCAGGGACCTGCGCCTTGTGAAGGGTGCTGATTGAGCCTTGACAGTATTGATTTGAATATAGACTGAAATGAGTAAGCCGGGAATCGTCTGAGACGGTTCCCAGCTTACGTTTGTGGTGCGCCGTTCTCCGAATTCAATCACGATTATAGCATCATCCGCTCAAGAATCCCACTTCCCATATAGTGTCCTGTACATGATTTTGATCTGGACAATATGGATATAAGTGATCCGTCACAATATTCCCGGCAATGGCTTCTATAAACGCTTGACAAAGATGGCGTTTGGTAATTACTTAGTGCAAATCGTATTTGGGAGGTGACACGCATCTCTCTGAGCAAGATAGTGGGAACTTACTATGTATTTGATTGTGAAATTATTAACAATCTATGTCGATAGAAGAGAATAAGAGTGTTCGTTCGGTTACAGCCGAGCGCATAGAGCAAGGAGAAGGAAATGGCAGAATTCGAACCGGCTGAAAGCCAAATCGCGGCCGATACTCTGGTCGTTGGAGGCGGAATATCCGGAATGACTACCGCCATTGAGACGGCTGAAGTCGGCAAGCATGTTATTCTTGCCGAGAAGCTCCCGTCACTAGGCGGCAGAGTGGCATCGATGACTCAGTATTTTCCAAAGCTCTGCCCACCGACGTGTGGCGTGGAGATTA
This genomic window contains:
- a CDS encoding PKD domain-containing protein; the protein is MKRRYGVIGISVGALLTTMLLLSSALAADNFCPRPGPERVVDITEEPAMKSGDRAAYNGTLRLVITEPNSRWYNTKFHRPQYHFGFIDWALIQNVDLPTEADTFETTIQWDASDNGWTGIRFDNVAVVAGLYDADWVWRYSYPPSSNPFQAHFVEASTHAMPGEMKSNFATCDYTHNVLGEEGTGTWCPYCVYQIDALHAISQAGDLPFHYVALIQDKVAAADSRCSSDYNIYGYPTSWFDGGYQVLVGGWTGMEPDLRADIATCGNHIVQNLKLELDVSWTDPDLVTAHVIVTQGLNMNLEPAVPGAPSCPATGDQYTPVTITVTTTDPEVDDVYYQFDCSGDISGWEGPFHSGEPADFEYSFSTGGDNTVMVRAKDNWGCETAWSPAADIYINPNLAPSTPDAVSGSDSIVVDRSFTYSTSTTDPEGDQVYYMWDCGDGVSGWLGPYDSGEQMNYDHSWATAGDYSVIVKSKDEWDNESAWSEAVTVSVFVCGDADLNGSVDIDDAVALICVIFSGCPLPPTVVVDSDCTGAPDIDDVVYLITYIFAQGPAPCEGC